In the Populus trichocarpa isolate Nisqually-1 chromosome 1, P.trichocarpa_v4.1, whole genome shotgun sequence genome, one interval contains:
- the LOC7472741 gene encoding uncharacterized protein LOC7472741 isoform X2, which produces MKCRSVACIWPDTPPSHKVTASASLNHPPTLYTGGSDGSILCWNLSSSDSNTEIKPVAMLCGHAAPIADLSICCPMVVTGEDTKTKCSSNGDGSSASDTYDALISACKFGVLCVWSRGSGHCRRRRKLPPWVGSPCFVRTLPTSSRYVCIGCCFIDAAHSSDRHSIDSLEGGEVSVDKGCLPGKHPKSTVVIVDTYSLTIVQSVFHGNLSIGRLDFMDVVLLGEDGEKHSVFIADSSGKVELVPILKESNPVGDGGSGLRKSSQLEVVNWGNGSSKEGQVVSSATRGNLIALVLKTRCIFRLLTSETTIGETSFAEDILCVEDHFAQSHVLGGMFLEIGEAGEMQSAQHDNFCGHFAVWNSRGSAIVYIVSYLNNVFKSETLWEIPAASYPADVRLLFSFIQLNNYLLRIESVCFDDEEPLQWKPHVTIWSLCRKHDNHGKSSQQRKMLGESDFFADWVSNSSLLGINNQGVGKMRITSAQSSVPNSRTENNKHADESFGFVCNGKTVSSSMVVSENHFFPYAVVYGFFNGEIEVVRFDMLLEPDSHGESPRNDVDSPVSRQYFSGHTGAVLCLAAHRMLGAARGWSFSHVLVSGSMDCTVRIWDLDTGNLITVMHQHIASVRQIIFPSARTERPWGDCFLSVGEDSCVALTSLETLRVERMFPGHPSYLEKVVWDGARGYIACLCQSHLGLSDTVDALYIWDVKTGARERVLHGTASHSMFDHFCKEISVHSISGSILNGNTSVSSLLLPVIEDETFSQSHSKLLEKKVSSPRMMSNMKNAMDPTASQGQVKKGILPTTPSFLQMNKHAIGCTCPFPGIAALSFDLASLMFPFQKHEPAANGVVKQENIDVKEQGTSTPRTQDMNFDGGSDKNGTSTDTIEEHDWIRSLEEYSLRFSLSFLHLWNLDSELDKLLVTEMKLNRPENLIIASGLQGDKGSLTLSFPGLSSILELWKSSSEFCAMRSLTMVSIAQRMISLSRCSSPVTSALAAFYTRSFADKIPDIKPPLLQLLVSFWQDESEHVRMAARTLFHCAASRSIPLPLCGGTSTNDLASDMSPEPQATPQAVEFPDKSLEKQGITEAARSKILDWLESFEMQDWISCVGGTSQDAMTSHVIVAAALAVWYPSLVKPSIATLVAHPLIKLVMDMNETYSSTAAELLAEGMESTWEACISSEIPRLIGDIFYQIECVSGQSANSAGHHSSVPSFIRETLVGILFPSLAMADIPGFLTVIEGQIWSTASDSPVHLVSLTTLIRVVRGSPRHLAQYLDKVVSFILHTMDPGNSIMRKTCLQSSMTALKEMVQAFPMVALNDTSTRLAVGDAIGMINNATISVYDMQSVTKIKVLDACGPPGLPNLLSGASEMAVITVISALSFAPDGEGLVAFSEHGLMIRWWSLGSVWWEKLSRNLAPVQCTKLIFVPPWEGFSPNSSRSSIMASILGHDNQANLQEKARDSTYADNLKLLIHNLDLSYQLQWVGERKVLLSRHGLELGAFPL; this is translated from the exons ATGAAGTGCCGATCCGTGGCGTGTATATGGCCGGACACACCTCCATCTCACAAAGTCACCGCCTCCGCCTCACTTAACCACCCGCCAACCCTTTACACTGGTGGATCCGATGGCTCCATTCTCTGCTGGAACCTCTCTTCTTCCGATTCCAACACG gaaattAAACCGGTTGCAATGCTGTGTGGCCACGCTGCACCGATAGCTGATCTTAGCATTTGTTGTCCCATGGTGGTCACGGGAGAAGATACCAAAACGAAATGTTCGAGTAATGGTGATGGAAGTTCTGCTTCCGATACTTATGATGCGTTAATTAGTGCGTGTAAATTTGGTGTATTGTGTGTTTGGAGTAGAGGAAGTGGACACTGCCGGCGTAGAAGGAAACTCCCCCCTTGGGTTGGAAGTCCGTGTTTTGTTCGGACATTGCCTACGAGTTCGAGATATGTGTGTATAGGGTGCTGTTTTATTGATGCTGCGCATTCATCAGATCGTCATTCTATTGATTCTCTTGAAGGGGGTGAGGTTTCAGTGGATAAAGGTTGTCTGCCTGGGAAACATCCGAAGAGTACTGTTGTGATTGTTGATACGTATAGTCTCACTATTGTACAGTCTGTTTTTCATGGGAATTTATCAATTGGGCGATTGGATTTTATGGATGTAGTTTTGTTGGGTGAAGATGGGGAGAAGCATTCTGTTTTTATCGCTGATTCATCTGGTAAGGTGGAATTGGTTCCGATCTTGAAGGAGTCAAATCCAGTTGGTGATGGTGGGAGTGGCTTGCGTAAGAGTTCTCAGCTGGAAGTGGTTAATTGGGGCAATGGTTCGAGTAAAGAAGGACAGGTCGTGTCAAGTGCAACTCGTGGGAACCTTATTGCTCTAGTGTTAAAAACACGTTGCATATTTAGGCTATTGACCAGCGAAACTACAATTGGAGAGACTTCTTTTGCTGAAGATATCCTTTGTGTCGAGGACCATTTTGCCCAATCACATGTTTTGGGAGGCATGTTTCTTGAAATTGGTGAAGCTGGTGAAATGCAGAGTGCCCAGCACGATAATTTCTGTGGACATTTTGCTGTCTGGAATAGTAGAGGTTCTGCTATTGTATATATTGTATCATATCTGAACAATGTATTTAAATCTGAAACTCTCTGGGAGATTCCTGCTGCTTCTTATCCTGCTGATGtgagattgttgttttctttcattCAGTTGAACAATTATCTTCTTCGAATTGAATCTGTTTGCTTTGATGACGAAGAGCCTTTACAGTGGAAACCCCATGTCACAATCTGGTCTCTATGTCGAAAGCATGATAACCATGGAAAGTCATCCCAACAACGCAAAATGCTTGGTGAAAGCGATTTTTTTGCTGATTGGGTCTCAAACTCTAGCCTCCTTGGAATTAATAACCAAGGTGTCGGGAAAATGAGGATAACTTCTGCTCAAAGCTCTGTTCCAAATTCAAGAactgaaaataataaacatGCTGATGAAAGTTTTGGTTTTGTGTGCAACGGAAAAACTGTATCCTCTTCCATGGTTGTTtctgaaaatcattttttccctTATGCTGTTGTATATGGCTTCTTTAATGGTGAAATAGAAGTTGTACGATTTGATATGCTTCTTGAACCAGATTCTCACGGTGAAAGTCCACGTAATGATGTAGATTCTCCTGTATCCAGGCAATATTTTTCAGGGCACACAGGCGCTGTGCTTTGTTTGGCAGCGCATCGGATGTTGGGTGCTGCCAGAGGATGGAGTTTCAGTCATGTTTTAGTTTCTGGAAGCATGGACTGCACAGTTCGCATCTGGGATCTTGACACTGGAAACCTCATTACTGTGATGCACCAACATATAGCTTCAGTGCGTCAAATAATCTTTCCCTCAGCACGGACAGAACGTCCTTGGGGTGATTGCTTTCTCTCTGTCGGGGAGGACTCATGTGTTGCTCTAACTTCTCTTGAAACTTTGCGTGTAGAGAGAATGTTTCCAGGGCACCCAAGCTATCTTGAAAAGGTTGTGTGGGATGGTGCAAGAGGTTACATTGCATGTCTCTGCCAGAGCCATTTAGGATTATCTGATACTGTCGATGCTCTGTACATATGGGATGTAAAAACCGGTGCCCGAGAGCGCGTTCTTCACGGAACAGCCTCTCACTCAATGTTCGATCATTTTTGTAAAGAAATCAGTGTGCATTCTATATCTGGTTCTATATTGAATGGAAACACTTCAGTGTCCTCATTGCTTCTTCCAGTAATTGAAGATGAAACCTTCTCTCAATCCCACTCAAAGCTTCTGGAGAAGAAGGTCAGCTCACCAAGAATGATGTCAAACATGAAAAATGCAATGGACCCCACTGCTTCCCAAGGACAGGTCAAGAAAGGAATATTACCAACCACGCCATCTTTCCTACAAATGAACAAGCATGCCATTGGATGCACTTGCCCGTTCCCTGGGATTGCAGCCTTGAGTTTTGACCTTGCGTCCTTGATGTTTCCTTTTCAGAAACATGAGCCGGCAGCTAATGGTGTTGTTAAGCAAGAGAATATAGATGTCAAGGAACAGGGAACTAGCACCCCAAGAACTCAGGATATGAACTTTGATGGTGGTTCTGATAAGAATGGGACCTCAACTGATACCATTGAGGAGCATGACTGGATTAGGTCACTAGAAGAATATTCACTTCGATTTAGCTTGTCATTCTTGCATTTGTGGAATCTGGATAGTGAGCTTGATAAATTGCTAGTAACAGAAATGAAGCTAAATCGGCCAGAGAATTTGATCATAGCTTCTGGTTTGCAAGGTGACAAGGGGTCTTTGACCCTGTCATTTCCTGGTTTGAGTTCTATTCTTgag CTCTGGAAATCATCATCAGAGTTTTGTGCCATGAGGTCACTTACGATGGTGTCCATTGCCCAACGCATGATTAGCCTGTCTCGCTGCAGTTCACCAGTCACCAG TGCCTTAGCAGCATTTTACACTCGGAGTTTTGCAGACAAAATTCCAGATATAAAGCCCCCTTTACTCCAG CTTCTGGTTAGTTTTTGGCAAGATGAAAGTGAACATGTACGCATGGCTGCCCGCACTTTATTCCATTGTGCTGCTTCACGGTCTATCCCACTCCCTCTATGTG GAGGGACATCTACAAATGATTTGGCATCTGACATGTCACCTGAACCACAAGCAACCCCTCAGGCTGTAGAATTTCCTGACAAGTCACTGGAAAAACAGGGAATTACTGAAGCAGCAAGATCCAAAATACTTGATTGGCTAGAGTCATTTGAAATGCAAGACTGGATTTCATGTGTTGGAGGGACAAGTCAAGATGCAATGACATCTCACGTCATTGTTGCAGCTGCATTGGCAGTGTGGTACCCTAGCCTTGTCAAACCAAGTATCGCCACATTGGTTGCTCATCCTTTAATTAAGTTGGTTATGGACATGAATGAAACATATAGTTCCACTGCGGCAGAGCTCCTTGCAGAAGGTATGGAGAGTACATGGGAGGCATGCATTAGTTCTGAAATACCTCGCCTCATTGGGGATATATTCTACCAGATAGAGTGTGTAAGTGGTCAATCTGCCAACTCTGCTGGACATCATTCATCTGTACCATCTTTCATTCGAGAGACTTTGGTTGGGATACTTTTTCCAAGTTTAGCTATGGCTGATATACCAGGGTTTTTAACTGTCATAGAGGGCCAAATTTGGTCTACTGCATCTGATTCGCCTGTTCATCTGGTATCCCTCACAACACTAATAAGGGTTGTGCGTGGTTCTCCACGGCACCTGGCTCAATATCTTGATAAG GTGGTTAGCTTCATTTTACACACTATGGATCCTGGCAACTCAATCATGCGCAAAACTTGTCTTCAAAGTTCAATGACAGCACTAAAGGAAATGGTACAGGCATTTCCTATGGTAGCCCTGAATGACACATCTACCAGATTGGCTGTTGGCGATGCAATTGGAATGATAAATAATGCTACTATTTCAGTTTATGACATGCAAAG TGtgacaaaaataaaagtctTGGATGCATGTGGACCCCCTGGTCTTCCAAATTTGCTTTCAGGAGCATCAGAAATGGCAGTGATCACTGTAATATCAGCTTTGAGCTTTGCCCCTGATGGAGAG GGACTGGTTGCATTTTCTGAGCATGGCTTGATGATAAGATGGTGGTCACTAGGATCTGTGTGGTGGGAGAAACTTAGTCGAAACTTGGCTCCTGTCCAGTGCACCAAACTGATATTTGTACCTCCATGGGAAGGATTTTCACCCAATTCTTCTAGGTCTAGCATAATGGCAAGCATATTGGGGCATGATAACCAGGCCAATTTGCAG gagaaaGCCCGGGATTCGACTTATGCAGACAATTTGAAATTGTTAATACATAATCTGGACCTCTCTTACCAGCTACAATGGGTCGGCGAACGTAAGGTACTTCTATCAAGGCATGGCCTGGAGTTGGGAGCTTTTCCATTGTAA